Proteins found in one Angustibacter sp. Root456 genomic segment:
- a CDS encoding heme o synthase has protein sequence MTATDSHPTLVATSRRSVGRTVRAYVALTKPRIIETLLVTTVPTMFLAAGGLPPAWLVVATLVGGTMAAGSANTLNCYIDRDIDQVMHRTRRRPLATGEVTPREAVVFGVVLGVLSVLWLGLLVNWLAAGLALAAHLFYVFVYTLLLKRRTPQNIVWGGAAGCMQVLIGWAAVTGSLAWAPFVLFMVIFLWTPPHYWPLSMRFEDDYATAGVPMLPVVASDVSVARQVVLYSWGMVLASLVLVPVAPTGPVYAVSAVVLGGVFLLEAHRLLSRAKAGVVGAKLKPMRLFHYSITYVSLLFVAVAVDPFIRF, from the coding sequence GTGACCGCGACCGACTCCCACCCCACCCTGGTGGCGACCTCGCGTCGCTCGGTGGGACGGACCGTCCGGGCGTACGTCGCGTTGACCAAGCCGCGCATCATCGAGACGCTGCTCGTCACGACGGTGCCCACCATGTTCCTCGCGGCTGGCGGTCTGCCACCCGCCTGGCTCGTCGTCGCGACCCTCGTCGGCGGCACCATGGCGGCCGGCAGCGCCAACACGCTGAACTGCTACATCGACCGCGACATCGACCAGGTCATGCACCGCACCCGCCGCCGTCCCCTCGCGACGGGCGAGGTCACGCCGCGCGAGGCGGTCGTGTTCGGCGTCGTGCTGGGTGTGCTGTCGGTGCTGTGGCTGGGGCTGCTCGTCAACTGGCTGGCCGCGGGGCTGGCGCTCGCGGCGCACCTGTTCTACGTCTTCGTCTACACGCTGCTGCTCAAGCGGCGCACTCCGCAGAACATCGTGTGGGGCGGCGCCGCGGGGTGCATGCAGGTGCTCATCGGCTGGGCCGCCGTCACCGGGTCGCTGGCCTGGGCGCCGTTCGTGCTGTTCATGGTGATCTTCCTGTGGACGCCCCCGCACTACTGGCCGCTGTCGATGCGCTTCGAGGACGACTACGCCACGGCGGGCGTCCCCATGCTGCCGGTCGTCGCGTCGGACGTGTCGGTGGCGCGTCAGGTGGTGCTCTACTCCTGGGGCATGGTGCTGGCGTCACTGGTCCTGGTGCCGGTGGCACCGACGGGCCCGGTGTACGCGGTCAGTGCCGTGGTGCTCGGCGGGGTGTTCCTGCTCGAGGCGCACCGGCTGCTGAGCCGCGCCAAGGCCGGCGTCGTCGGGGCGAAGCTCAAGCCGATGCGGCTGTTCCACTACTCGATCACGTACGTCAGCCTGCTCTTCGTGGCCGTCGCGGTCGACCCCTTCATCCGCTTCTGA
- the tkt gene encoding transketolase, giving the protein MSDPTTQPGADHTPGRRSAELSAPVVARTGWTDTDVRAVDTVRVLAADAVQKVGNGHPGTAMSLAPVAYLLFQNVMRHDPADDQWLGRDRFVLSCGHSSLTLYIQLFLSGYGLELSDLEALRTWGSKTPGHPEYRHTRGVEITTGPLGQGLASAVGMAMAARRERGLLDPDAAPGQSPFDHHVYVLCSDGDIMEGVTSEASSLAGHQQLGNLVVIYDQNHISIEDDTDVSFSEDVAKRYEAYGWHAQTVDWTTTGEYVEDVDALLAAVEAAKAETHRPSFIALRTIIGWPAPNKQNTGKAHGSALGDDEVAATKRALGFDPDRTFQVDDDVLARAREVKDRGRAAHEQWQGAYDQWRADNPDRAKLLDRLSAVELPEGWAEALPTFEPDPKGMATRKASGEVLSALAPVLPELWGGSADLAESNNTTMAGEPSFIPADRQTKDWQGGPYGRTLHFGIREHAMGSILNGIALQSLTRPYGGTFLVFSDYMRPAVRLAALMKLPVTYVWTHDSIGLGEDGPTHQPVEHLAALRAIPGLDVVRPADANETSWAWRTILEHHDRPAGLVLSRQNLPVFDRGEGGMSPADGVARGGYVLAEADGGTPQAILVATGSEVQLAVAAREQLQAEGTPTRVVSMPCREWFEAQSQDYRDEVLPPSVRARVSVEAGVAQGWRDVVGDAGRTISLEHFGASADYQTIFREFGITAEAVAQAARESLAAARGDLADVRPGGEHDTSAPTQGGTGDRP; this is encoded by the coding sequence GTGAGCGACCCCACGACCCAGCCCGGCGCCGACCACACCCCCGGGCGCCGTTCCGCCGAGCTCTCGGCGCCGGTCGTGGCCCGCACGGGGTGGACCGACACCGACGTTCGCGCGGTCGACACGGTCCGCGTCCTGGCCGCCGACGCCGTCCAGAAGGTCGGGAACGGCCACCCCGGCACGGCCATGAGCCTGGCCCCCGTGGCCTACCTGCTGTTCCAGAACGTCATGCGCCACGACCCGGCCGACGACCAGTGGCTCGGCCGCGACCGGTTCGTGCTCTCGTGCGGCCACTCGAGCCTCACCCTCTACATCCAGCTCTTCCTGTCGGGCTACGGCCTGGAGCTCAGTGACCTGGAAGCCTTGCGCACGTGGGGTTCCAAGACGCCGGGCCACCCCGAGTACCGCCACACCCGCGGCGTCGAGATCACCACCGGCCCGCTCGGGCAGGGCCTGGCCAGCGCGGTCGGCATGGCGATGGCCGCCCGCCGTGAGCGCGGTCTGCTCGACCCGGACGCCGCCCCCGGCCAGAGCCCGTTCGACCACCACGTCTACGTGCTGTGCTCGGACGGCGACATCATGGAGGGCGTCACCTCGGAGGCCAGCTCGCTGGCTGGGCACCAGCAGCTCGGCAACCTCGTCGTCATCTACGACCAGAACCACATCTCGATCGAGGACGACACCGACGTGTCGTTCAGCGAGGACGTCGCCAAGCGCTACGAGGCCTACGGCTGGCACGCGCAGACCGTCGACTGGACCACGACCGGCGAGTACGTCGAGGACGTCGACGCGCTGCTCGCCGCCGTCGAGGCGGCCAAGGCCGAGACCCACCGCCCGTCGTTCATCGCGCTGCGCACGATCATCGGCTGGCCGGCGCCGAACAAGCAGAACACCGGCAAGGCCCACGGCTCGGCGCTCGGCGATGACGAGGTGGCGGCCACCAAGCGCGCGCTGGGCTTCGACCCCGACCGCACGTTCCAGGTGGACGACGACGTGCTGGCTCGCGCTCGCGAGGTGAAGGACCGCGGCCGGGCGGCGCACGAGCAGTGGCAGGGCGCCTACGACCAGTGGCGCGCTGACAACCCCGACCGGGCCAAGCTGCTCGACCGGCTGAGCGCCGTCGAGCTGCCCGAGGGCTGGGCCGAGGCGCTGCCGACGTTCGAGCCCGACCCCAAGGGCATGGCGACGCGCAAGGCCTCCGGCGAGGTGCTGTCCGCCCTCGCGCCCGTGCTGCCCGAGCTGTGGGGCGGCTCGGCCGACCTCGCCGAGAGCAACAACACGACGATGGCGGGCGAGCCGTCCTTCATCCCGGCCGACCGCCAGACCAAGGACTGGCAGGGCGGGCCGTACGGCCGCACCCTGCACTTCGGCATCCGCGAGCACGCCATGGGCTCGATCCTCAACGGCATCGCGCTGCAGAGCCTGACGCGGCCGTACGGCGGCACGTTCCTGGTGTTCAGCGACTACATGCGCCCCGCGGTCCGCCTGGCGGCGCTGATGAAGCTGCCCGTCACCTACGTCTGGACGCACGACTCGATCGGCCTGGGTGAGGACGGCCCGACGCACCAGCCGGTCGAGCACCTGGCGGCGCTGCGGGCCATTCCCGGCCTGGACGTCGTCCGGCCGGCCGACGCCAACGAGACCTCGTGGGCGTGGCGCACGATCCTCGAGCACCACGACCGGCCGGCAGGGCTGGTGCTGAGCCGGCAGAACCTGCCCGTCTTCGACCGTGGCGAGGGCGGGATGTCTCCCGCAGACGGGGTCGCCCGCGGCGGCTACGTGCTGGCCGAGGCCGACGGCGGGACGCCCCAGGCGATCCTGGTCGCCACCGGCTCCGAGGTACAGCTCGCCGTCGCCGCGCGCGAGCAGCTGCAGGCCGAGGGCACGCCGACGCGCGTCGTCTCGATGCCCTGCCGCGAGTGGTTCGAGGCGCAGTCGCAGGACTACCGCGACGAGGTGCTGCCCCCGTCCGTGCGCGCTCGGGTGAGCGTCGAGGCCGGTGTGGCGCAAGGGTGGCGCGACGTCGTCGGCGACGCCGGTCGCACCATCTCGCTGGAGCACTTCGGCGCCTCGGCGGACTACCAGACCATCTTCCGCGAGTTCGGCATCACCGCCGAGGCCGTCGCCCAGGCCGCCCGCGAGAGCCTGGCCGCCGCCCGCGGCGACCTCGCCGACGTGCGCCCCGGCGGTGAGCACGACACCTCCGCCCCCACCCAGGGCGGCACCGGCGACCGCCCCTGA
- the tal gene encoding transaldolase, protein MTDRLAQLSDAGVSIWLDDLSRELLNDGSLGKLVSDQHVVGVTTNPTIFASALSKGDAYDEQLREIAAQGKDVDTAIFDITTADVRDACDVLRPVYDRTDGQDGRVSIEVDPRLAHDTTQTIEAARKLWATVDRPNVMIKIPATVEGLPAITQAISEGISVNVTLIFALDRYRGVMQAFLTGLEQAREKGLDLSTIRSVASFFVSRVDTEVDKRLDALGTDEAKALRGQAGIANARLAFHAFEEVFGTPRWEVLAGEGAHPQRPLWASTGVKDPAYPDTMYVTELVTDGVVNTMPSKTMDAVADHGELHGDTVRSQYDEARQVLDALERLGISYTDVTSVLEREGVEKFEKSWDELMATVNEELAHQASSDSPEEARQ, encoded by the coding sequence ATGACCGACCGTCTCGCCCAGCTGTCCGATGCTGGCGTGTCCATCTGGCTCGACGACCTCTCGCGCGAGCTGCTCAACGACGGCAGCCTCGGCAAGCTCGTCTCCGACCAGCACGTCGTGGGGGTGACCACCAACCCCACGATCTTCGCCAGTGCGCTGTCGAAGGGTGACGCCTACGACGAGCAGCTGCGCGAGATCGCCGCCCAGGGCAAGGACGTCGACACCGCGATCTTCGACATCACCACCGCTGACGTGCGCGACGCCTGCGACGTCCTGCGGCCCGTCTACGACCGCACCGACGGCCAGGACGGCCGGGTGTCCATCGAGGTCGACCCGCGCCTCGCCCACGACACCACGCAGACGATCGAGGCGGCCCGCAAGCTCTGGGCGACGGTCGACCGGCCCAACGTCATGATCAAGATCCCGGCGACGGTCGAGGGTCTGCCGGCCATCACCCAGGCCATCAGCGAGGGCATCAGCGTCAACGTCACCCTGATCTTCGCCCTCGACCGCTACCGCGGCGTGATGCAGGCGTTCCTCACCGGCCTGGAGCAGGCGCGCGAGAAGGGCCTGGACCTGTCGACGATCCGCTCGGTCGCGTCGTTCTTCGTCTCGCGCGTCGACACCGAGGTCGACAAGCGACTCGACGCGCTCGGCACCGACGAGGCGAAGGCGCTGCGCGGTCAGGCTGGCATCGCCAACGCGCGGCTGGCCTTCCACGCCTTCGAAGAGGTCTTCGGCACCCCGCGGTGGGAGGTGCTCGCCGGTGAGGGGGCGCACCCTCAGCGCCCGCTGTGGGCCTCGACCGGCGTCAAGGACCCGGCCTACCCCGACACCATGTACGTCACCGAGCTGGTCACGGACGGGGTCGTCAACACGATGCCCAGCAAGACCATGGACGCCGTCGCCGATCACGGCGAGCTGCACGGCGACACCGTGCGCTCGCAGTACGACGAGGCGCGCCAGGTGCTCGACGCCCTCGAGCGTCTCGGCATCTCATACACCGACGTCACCTCGGTGCTCGAGCGCGAGGGCGTCGAGAAGTTCGAGAAGAGCTGGGACGAGCTGATGGCCACCGTGAACGAGGAGCTCGCCCACCAGGCGTCGTCGGACTCCCCCGAGGAGGCCCGCCAGTGA
- a CDS encoding glucose-6-phosphate isomerase, with protein sequence MAWAGGGEGTPSGVIEVAATGEAAEAVRRHVPVLVEESFASRLFAQDATLWGPDAEAEATKRLAWVGLGRSSRPLVGEIAALREELTAAGVDHVVLAGMGGSSLAPEVICATAGRPLTVLDSSDPDYVRAALADRLDRTVVVVSSKSGSTVETDSQRRAYTQAFTDAGIDPAGRVVVVTDPGSPLEASAREAGQRVVLADPDVGGRYSALTAFGLVPSGLAGVDVGALLDDAEAVTDLLADDGEGNPALVLGAAIAGAEPTAGSGRRDKIVLVPDGTPIDGFSDWAEQLIAESTGKQGTGLLPVAVEGPDAPELRDPAPDVLPVHLVAVADDAAGGADATHGAAGEATTGDAGGDVAASVTVGGSLGAMMLLWEAATAVAGRLLGINPFDQPDVESAKKAARGLLEGSPDTTAPVFVDGGIEVRATEGLLDGVSDLPGAVAALLGRLDPQQGYLAVMAYLDRADQADLADVRPALARRTHRPTTFGWGPRFLHSTGQYHKGGPATGVYLQVTGSPAGDLAVPGQQFTFGDLIAAQAAGDAQVLADHGRPVLRLHLTDRTEGVRRLLEVLQ encoded by the coding sequence ATGGCGTGGGCGGGCGGCGGTGAGGGCACGCCGTCCGGCGTCATCGAGGTCGCCGCGACGGGTGAGGCGGCCGAGGCGGTCCGCCGGCACGTGCCGGTGCTCGTCGAGGAGTCGTTCGCCTCGCGGCTCTTCGCGCAGGACGCCACCCTCTGGGGTCCGGACGCCGAGGCCGAGGCCACCAAGCGGCTGGCCTGGGTGGGCCTGGGCCGCTCCTCGCGCCCGCTCGTGGGCGAGATCGCGGCGCTGCGCGAGGAGCTGACCGCCGCGGGCGTCGACCACGTCGTGCTGGCCGGCATGGGCGGCTCGTCCCTGGCCCCCGAGGTCATCTGCGCCACGGCCGGGCGACCGCTCACGGTGCTCGACTCCAGCGACCCCGACTACGTGCGCGCCGCGCTCGCCGACCGCCTCGACCGCACGGTCGTCGTCGTGTCGAGCAAGTCCGGCAGCACGGTCGAGACCGACAGCCAGCGCCGCGCCTACACCCAGGCCTTCACGGACGCCGGCATCGACCCGGCCGGACGCGTCGTGGTCGTCACCGACCCCGGCTCTCCTCTGGAGGCGAGCGCGCGCGAGGCCGGCCAGCGCGTCGTCCTGGCCGACCCGGACGTCGGCGGGCGGTACTCCGCGCTCACGGCGTTCGGGCTCGTGCCGAGCGGCCTGGCCGGCGTCGACGTCGGAGCCCTCCTCGACGACGCCGAGGCCGTCACCGACCTGCTCGCTGACGACGGCGAGGGCAATCCTGCTCTCGTCCTCGGTGCGGCGATCGCCGGTGCCGAACCGACGGCAGGTTCCGGCCGCCGCGACAAGATCGTGCTCGTTCCCGACGGCACCCCGATCGACGGGTTCTCGGACTGGGCCGAGCAGCTCATCGCCGAGAGCACCGGCAAGCAGGGCACCGGGCTGCTGCCGGTGGCCGTCGAGGGGCCGGACGCGCCAGAGCTGCGCGACCCAGCGCCAGACGTCCTGCCCGTGCACCTCGTGGCGGTGGCCGACGACGCCGCCGGCGGCGCGGACGCGACACACGGTGCCGCAGGCGAGGCGACCACCGGTGACGCTGGAGGCGACGTCGCCGCGAGCGTCACCGTCGGCGGTTCCCTGGGCGCCATGATGCTGCTCTGGGAGGCCGCCACAGCCGTCGCCGGCCGCCTGCTGGGCATCAACCCCTTCGACCAGCCCGACGTCGAGAGCGCCAAGAAGGCCGCCCGCGGCCTGCTCGAGGGCTCCCCCGACACGACGGCACCGGTCTTCGTCGACGGCGGCATCGAGGTGCGCGCCACCGAGGGTCTGCTCGACGGCGTGAGCGACCTCCCCGGGGCCGTCGCGGCCCTGCTCGGCCGGCTCGACCCCCAGCAGGGCTACCTGGCGGTCATGGCCTACCTCGACCGTGCCGACCAGGCCGACCTGGCCGACGTACGGCCCGCACTGGCGCGGCGCACGCACCGGCCGACGACCTTCGGTTGGGGTCCGCGCTTCCTGCACTCCACCGGCCAGTACCACAAGGGCGGGCCGGCCACCGGCGTCTACCTGCAGGTCACCGGCTCCCCGGCGGGCGACCTCGCCGTTCCGGGGCAGCAGTTCACCTTCGGCGACCTCATCGCCGCCCAGGCGGCGGGCGACGCCCAGGTGCTCGCCGACCACGGGCGCCCGGTGCTCCGGCTGCACCTCACCGACCGCACCGAGGGCGTGCGCCGACTCCTGGAGGTCCTGCAGTGA
- the zwf gene encoding glucose-6-phosphate dehydrogenase, whose amino-acid sequence MSPARVTADRNPLRDPRDKRLQKIAGPCSLVIFGVTGDLARKKLMPAVYDLANRGLLPPGFSLVGFARRDWADQDFGQIVYDAVKQHARTPFRESVWKHLAEGFRFVPGDFDDDDAFDRLAETVKSLDAERGTGGNHAFYLSIPPRFFSLVCEQLDRSGLSSPAPDTWRRVVIEKPFGHDLASARELNDIVSKVFPPDAVFRIDHYLGKETVQNILALRFANQMFEPIWNAHYVDHVQITMAEDIGIGGRAGYYDGIGAARDVIQNHLLQLLALTAMEEPVSFDAQDLRAEKEKVLSAVRLPHDLSAATARGQYGPGWQGGQKVVGYLQEDGIDRSSTTETYAAVKLEIDTRRWAGVPFYLRTGKRLGRRVSEIAVMFKQAPHLPFEKTATEELGRNALVIRVQPDEGVTMRFGSKVPGTAMEVRDVTMDFGYGHAFTESSPEAYERLILDVLLGDPPLFPRHEEVELSWKILDPIEKHWARDGRPEQYAAGTWGPASADEMMARDGRQWRLP is encoded by the coding sequence GTGAGCCCAGCCCGGGTCACCGCCGACCGCAACCCCCTGCGCGACCCGCGTGACAAGCGGCTGCAGAAGATCGCCGGGCCTTGCAGCCTGGTGATCTTCGGCGTCACGGGCGACCTCGCGCGCAAGAAGCTCATGCCGGCGGTCTACGACCTGGCCAACCGCGGGTTGCTGCCGCCGGGGTTCTCCCTCGTGGGCTTCGCGCGCCGCGACTGGGCCGACCAGGACTTCGGCCAGATCGTGTACGACGCGGTGAAGCAGCACGCTCGCACGCCCTTTCGCGAGAGCGTCTGGAAGCACCTCGCAGAGGGCTTCCGGTTCGTGCCCGGCGACTTCGACGACGACGACGCGTTCGACCGGCTGGCTGAGACGGTCAAGAGCCTCGACGCCGAGCGCGGCACCGGCGGCAACCACGCGTTCTACCTGTCGATCCCGCCGCGCTTCTTCTCCCTCGTCTGCGAGCAGCTCGACCGCTCGGGCCTGTCGAGCCCGGCGCCCGACACCTGGCGGCGCGTGGTCATCGAGAAGCCGTTCGGTCACGACCTGGCCAGCGCTCGCGAGTTGAACGACATCGTCTCCAAGGTCTTCCCGCCCGACGCGGTGTTCCGCATCGACCACTACCTCGGCAAGGAGACGGTGCAGAACATCCTGGCGCTGCGCTTCGCCAACCAGATGTTCGAGCCGATCTGGAACGCCCACTACGTCGACCACGTGCAGATCACCATGGCCGAGGACATCGGCATCGGTGGCCGCGCCGGCTACTACGACGGCATCGGCGCTGCCCGCGACGTCATCCAGAACCACCTGCTGCAGCTGCTGGCGCTCACGGCCATGGAGGAGCCGGTCTCGTTCGACGCTCAGGACCTGCGAGCGGAGAAGGAGAAGGTGCTGTCAGCCGTCCGGCTCCCGCACGACCTGTCGGCCGCCACGGCGCGCGGGCAGTACGGCCCCGGCTGGCAAGGGGGCCAGAAGGTCGTCGGCTACCTGCAGGAGGACGGCATCGACCGCAGCTCCACCACGGAGACCTACGCCGCGGTGAAGCTCGAGATCGACACCCGCCGCTGGGCCGGCGTGCCGTTCTACTTGCGCACCGGCAAGCGGCTCGGGCGGCGGGTGAGCGAGATCGCGGTGATGTTCAAGCAGGCGCCGCACCTGCCGTTCGAGAAGACGGCGACCGAGGAGCTCGGGCGCAACGCCCTGGTGATCCGGGTGCAGCCGGACGAGGGCGTCACCATGCGCTTCGGGTCCAAGGTGCCGGGCACCGCGATGGAGGTGCGCGACGTCACGATGGACTTCGGCTACGGCCATGCCTTCACCGAGTCCTCGCCGGAGGCCTACGAGCGGCTGATCCTCGACGTCCTGCTCGGCGACCCGCCGCTGTTCCCCCGGCACGAGGAGGTCGAGCTGTCGTGGAAGATCCTCGACCCCATCGAGAAGCACTGGGCCCGTGACGGGCGGCCGGAGCAGTACGCGGCCGGCACGTGGGGGCCGGCGTCCGCCGACGAGATGATGGCCCGCGACGGCCGCCAGTGGAGGCTCCCGTGA
- the opcA gene encoding glucose-6-phosphate dehydrogenase assembly protein OpcA, with the protein MIIDLPSTTTAAVNRKLVDLRDTGGAVALGRVLTLVIVTDEQGAEVAIEAANDASREHPCRVIVIVQGNRRGADRIDAQVRVGGDAGASEVIVLRLYGQLTAHADSVVTPLLLPDSPLVVWWPDQAPPNAAQDPIGSMAQRRITDAAAAPNPRKALERRRDTYAAGDTDLAWTRVTKWRGLLAAALDQPPYEPVERVTVTGASDSPSTDLLAAWLAQTLRCPVVRSRTRAGTGMQAVRLQRRSGPIDLVRADGAIATLTQSGQPDRRISLPRRDLAECLAEELRRLDPDEVYQAALTQGMDRLKAGRSLTAGEAAAQGESMSLPEARKQAQVASRREATHARKIREAQPAENAAPKSATAKKTAKKTTKKTAKKTAKKTAAKTASQAARKKAAAKPAAGAGA; encoded by the coding sequence GTGATCATCGACCTGCCGAGCACCACGACGGCGGCGGTCAACCGCAAGCTCGTCGACCTGCGCGACACCGGGGGCGCCGTCGCCCTGGGCCGGGTGCTGACGTTGGTGATCGTCACCGACGAGCAGGGCGCGGAGGTGGCCATCGAGGCGGCCAACGACGCCAGCCGCGAGCACCCGTGTCGCGTGATCGTCATCGTGCAGGGCAACCGCCGCGGCGCCGACCGGATCGACGCCCAGGTGCGCGTCGGCGGCGACGCCGGGGCGAGCGAGGTGATCGTGCTGCGCCTGTACGGCCAGCTCACCGCGCACGCCGACAGCGTCGTCACTCCGCTGCTGCTGCCCGACTCCCCTCTGGTCGTCTGGTGGCCCGACCAGGCCCCGCCGAACGCGGCCCAGGACCCGATCGGCTCGATGGCCCAGCGGCGCATCACCGACGCCGCGGCCGCACCCAACCCGCGCAAGGCGCTCGAGCGCCGCCGCGACACCTACGCGGCGGGCGACACCGACCTGGCCTGGACGCGTGTCACCAAGTGGCGGGGGCTGCTGGCGGCGGCGCTCGACCAGCCGCCGTACGAACCGGTCGAGCGGGTGACGGTGACCGGCGCGAGCGACAGCCCCAGCACCGACCTGCTCGCGGCCTGGCTCGCGCAGACCCTGCGCTGCCCGGTGGTGCGCAGCCGAACCCGCGCCGGCACCGGCATGCAGGCCGTCCGGCTGCAGCGCCGCAGCGGCCCGATCGACCTCGTCCGCGCTGACGGCGCGATCGCCACGCTGACCCAGTCGGGGCAGCCCGATCGCCGCATCTCGCTGCCGCGCCGTGACCTCGCCGAGTGCCTGGCCGAGGAGCTGCGCCGGCTCGACCCCGACGAGGTCTACCAGGCCGCGCTCACCCAGGGCATGGACCGGCTCAAGGCCGGTCGCTCGCTGACCGCCGGCGAGGCGGCTGCCCAGGGCGAGAGCATGTCGCTGCCCGAGGCGCGCAAGCAGGCGCAGGTGGCGTCCCGCCGGGAGGCGACGCACGCCCGGAAGATTCGCGAGGCACAGCCGGCGGAGAACGCGGCGCCCAAGTCAGCCACCGCCAAGAAGACCGCCAAGAAGACCACGAAGAAGACAGCCAAGAAGACAGCGAAGAAAACAGCCGCCAAGACCGCGAGCCAGGCGGCTCGCAAGAAGGCCGCTGCGAAGCCGGCCGCCGGGGCCGGGGCATGA
- the pgl gene encoding 6-phosphogluconolactonase has product MSSAPLVVVHADADLLARSVADRLVTRLVEALSDRGRAHVVLTGGGMGSAVLSALGEGPGRDAVDWARVHVWWGDERFLPSGHPDRNETQAREALLDRLPLDPRHVHAVPASDTPGVGGVDDAAARYADELARVADHEGAGREGTPAFDVLMLGVGPDAHVASIFPEQAAVHEQERLVVGVHGSPKPPPLRVTLTLPAIARAQEVWLVAAGAEKAQAVGLSLSGAGPVQAPAAAVRGRRVTAWLLDRAAATTVPPALVRIASP; this is encoded by the coding sequence ATGAGCAGCGCGCCCCTGGTCGTCGTCCACGCGGACGCCGACCTGCTGGCCCGCTCGGTCGCGGACCGCCTGGTGACCCGGCTGGTCGAGGCGCTGTCCGACCGCGGCCGGGCGCACGTCGTGCTCACCGGCGGTGGCATGGGCAGCGCCGTGCTGAGCGCCCTCGGGGAGGGCCCCGGACGCGACGCCGTCGACTGGGCCCGGGTGCACGTCTGGTGGGGTGACGAGCGCTTCTTGCCCAGTGGCCACCCGGATCGCAACGAGACGCAGGCACGCGAGGCGCTGCTCGACCGCCTGCCACTCGACCCCCGCCACGTGCACGCCGTACCCGCGAGCGACACCCCCGGCGTCGGCGGCGTCGATGACGCCGCCGCCCGGTACGCCGACGAGCTGGCGCGAGTGGCCGACCACGAGGGCGCGGGGCGTGAGGGTACCCCGGCCTTCGACGTCCTCATGCTCGGCGTCGGTCCAGACGCCCACGTCGCCTCGATCTTTCCCGAGCAGGCGGCGGTGCACGAGCAGGAGCGGCTGGTGGTCGGCGTTCACGGCTCGCCCAAGCCGCCACCGCTGCGCGTGACGCTCACCCTGCCCGCGATCGCCCGGGCACAAGAGGTCTGGCTGGTGGCCGCAGGTGCTGAGAAGGCGCAGGCCGTGGGACTCAGCCTCAGCGGTGCCGGGCCGGTGCAGGCGCCCGCAGCCGCGGTGCGCGGCCGTCGCGTCACGGCCTGGCTGCTTGACCGGGCCGCGGCGACCACGGTGCCACCCGCGCTCGTGCGCATCGCGAGCCCGTGA
- a CDS encoding DinB family protein — MTTSDAAADPDRRFTDRDLSGVRFVRCDLSGAVVRGGDVAGVEIDSPWLLEGGTALLVNGVDVTPYVDAELNRRFPGREQRRATDPDGLRRAWAAVERSWATTLARVAAMPPGTTDLSVDGEWSFAQTLRHLVMATDTWLGRAILEQPQPYHPLGQPNAEYATDGYDTSVFTTELPPFAAVLAARESRVTMVRELFAHITDADLRVPRRNPWSPQHEETTLSCLHTILEEEWEHHRYAVRDLDVIDGRPTT; from the coding sequence ATGACGACCTCGGACGCCGCCGCCGACCCTGACCGCCGTTTCACCGACCGCGACCTGTCCGGGGTCCGGTTCGTACGGTGCGACCTGTCGGGTGCGGTGGTGCGCGGCGGAGACGTCGCCGGCGTCGAGATCGACTCCCCCTGGCTCCTCGAGGGCGGCACCGCGCTGCTGGTCAACGGGGTCGACGTCACGCCCTACGTCGACGCCGAGCTCAACCGGCGCTTTCCCGGACGCGAGCAACGGCGGGCCACCGACCCCGACGGGCTGCGCCGAGCCTGGGCCGCCGTCGAGCGCAGCTGGGCCACGACGCTCGCGCGCGTCGCGGCGATGCCACCGGGCACCACCGACCTCTCGGTCGACGGCGAGTGGAGCTTCGCGCAGACTCTGCGGCACCTGGTGATGGCCACCGACACCTGGTTGGGGCGCGCGATCCTCGAGCAGCCGCAGCCGTACCACCCGCTGGGCCAGCCGAACGCGGAGTACGCCACCGACGGCTACGACACATCAGTGTTCACGACCGAGCTACCGCCCTTCGCTGCGGTGCTCGCCGCCCGCGAGAGCCGGGTGACGATGGTGCGCGAGCTGTTCGCCCACATCACCGACGCCGACCTGCGCGTGCCGCGCCGCAACCCGTGGTCACCGCAGCACGAGGAGACGACGTTGTCGTGCCTGCACACCATCCTCGAGGAGGAGTGGGAGCATCACCGCTACGCCGTGCGCGACCTCGACGTGATCGATGGCCGCCCTACGACGTGA
- a CDS encoding RNA polymerase-binding protein RbpA: protein MAGGNAIRGSRVGAGPMGEAERGDAAPRIVQSYWCANGHETRPSFADEAGVAPPETWDCPRCGFPAGQDQANPPAPPKVEPYKTHLAYVKERRSDSDGQAILDEALQQLRQRGLIR from the coding sequence ATGGCAGGCGGTAACGCGATCCGGGGCAGCCGGGTAGGCGCTGGCCCGATGGGCGAGGCCGAGCGCGGCGACGCGGCACCGCGCATCGTCCAGTCGTACTGGTGCGCCAACGGGCACGAGACGCGACCCAGCTTCGCCGACGAGGCTGGGGTCGCACCGCCCGAGACCTGGGACTGCCCGCGCTGCGGCTTCCCGGCCGGTCAGGACCAGGCGAACCCGCCGGCGCCGCCGAAGGTCGAGCCGTACAAGACGCACCTGGCGTACGTGAAGGAGCGCCGCAGCGACTCCGACGGTCAGGCGATCCTCGACGAGGCGCTGCAGCAGCTGCGTCAGCGTGGCCTCATCCGCTGA